The DNA region CTGGAAGTGATTGATCGTGCGGTGCGCACCTTACACGCTCCTGAACTAGGTACAAACGAACTAAATCAGGAATAGCACGCCGCTCTCCCCAGATTTTTCTTACATTAGCAACTCCTTCCACTTCAACGCTGATACTGCAATGTTGCGTTCTTCTTTCGTTGGATGTTTTGCCTTTATTCTGCTGGCTTGCTCCTGCCAGATTGTACGAGCACAAGATGCTTACCACACTGCTCTGCTGGATGAATTACAAAATGCATACGGCATTTCCGGGGGGACTTGGGTTTTTTCTGATACCGAGGCAGCAACGCTAAATAGCGTGTACGATTCAGGAAACGTGATCCGACAGGATATCACGGTTGAAGGGCAGCCTTTTACGCGTGCAATGCAACTCACTACGCCGGCGCGCGGCAACAATCCGTGGGATTACTTCATCGCATTCCCTACAACCGCTGCGCTAAGCGAGGGTGATCGTGCGCTGATGGTGGTATGGGTGCGGGGGCTTGATGCTGAACGAGGCAGTGGATTGGTAAACGCTAATTTTGAGCGCAACAGCGCACCGTGGACCAGTTCGCTTTTTCAGGGGCTCATCCCCTCCGCAGAATGGCAGCAATGGATTATACCATTTGAAGCTTCTATCACGCACGGTGTCAACCAGGCCCAGGCCATTTTTCATTTGGGTATTATGTCGCAGATGGTCGAATTTGGTGGACTGGCAGTAATCAATTACGGCAAAAAATATACACTGGATGAGTTGCCCAGTACACAACAAGCGCTTGATTATACCGGCCGAGATCTTGGTGCGTCGTGGCGTGCAGCTGCAGCTGCACGCATCGATGCACACAGAAAACGCGACCTCGTGGTAAAAGTCGTTGACAACCGCGGCAATATTGTTGAAGGTGCCACAGTAGCTGTTGATATGCAGCAGCATCACTTTGGCTTTGGTACAGCTGTCGCTGTTTGGATGATGCTGCAACAAGACGCTGACGGTAATATGTATCGCAGCAAACTCGAAAATTTAAATGGCAACGGGCAGCGTTATAGTACATCTGTACTGGAAAATGGGCTCAAATGGGGATTTTGGGAAAACCCTGGTTGGCCGGGCAATCAGGTGCAAACCGTGGGTGTTATTGAAGAACTCAAAGGGCTAGGCATGACTGTGCGCGGGCACAACCTGGTCTGGCCATCGTGGGAGTTTTTGCCTGATGCTGTAGCCCAGGTACAGTCTGACCCTGCAGCACTGCGGCAATTGATTCAAAGCCGTATTGCTGATGTTGCTGGCCACCCCGGCATCAAAGGAGAGCTTGTCGACTGGGATGTGCTTAACGAGCCGGCGCACCTTACAGATCTTGCAGATGCTTTTGCCGGCGATGGCGGGTTTGTCACTGGAGAAGAAGTGTACGTTGAGTGGTTCAAACAAGCAGCAGAGGTAGATCCGGCCGCTAACTTGTTTATCAATGACTACGGTTTGCTTACCAACAGCGGGTTCGACTTGTCTTTGCAGGAGCGATACCTCGATATAATTAATTTTATCGAGGCAAACGGAGCACGTATCGATGGCATCGGACTGCAGGGCCATTTTAGCCTGCCGCTGACGCCTCCCGAAGTTGTGTACGAAGTACTCGATCAGTATGCGGCTACGGGTAAAGCATTGAGCATCACGGAATATGACCTGCAAGGTGTACCAGAGGACCTCGCGGCTGAGTACATGCGCGATTTGCTAACGATTGCATTCAGCCATCCTGCAATGCAGTCTTTTTTGATGTGGGGATTTTGGGACGGGGCACATTGGAAAGATGATGCCCCCCTTTTCAGACAAGACTGGTCGCTTAAACCATCTGGTCAGGCCTTTTTTGATCTGGTGTTTGATGCCTGGTGGACGAAGGCATCTCAGGTTTCGGATGCGGAAGGCGTTGCTGGCATCCGTGCATTTCATGGGCAGCACAACGTTATGGTAGAATTTGAAGGTACGGTTGTTAACTCGACTGTAACGCTGGAGCCTGGTGAAGGGCCACTGGAGGTCACCATTGCATTGCCTCGCCAGGTATCGATCGGGGAGTTTCCCGCGGGCGAAGAGACATTTCAGCTTTTGCCGCATTACCCTGAGCCGGCTTCTGGCAGGGCTACATTGCAATACAGGCTGCCTGTGGCATCCGATGTCCGTATGGAAATTTACGACGTGATGGGGAGGAGAACCGATATCGTAGTAAATACCACGCAGCCGGCAGGTGTTCATAAAATGGTTGTGCCGACGCATACACTGGCAAATGGCGTCTACCTGTATCGCCTTAAAGCAGGTGACTGGGAAGGCCGGCGCAGTTTGATCGTCAATAACTAATTTTGCCCAGTCCTTTCACTTTTCGTGTCCTTTCACTTTTGTTGCATTGTGCTACAGTTTGTAGCATTACTGCTGCCCAATAGCCGTTCCTGCGTGCCATTAAGACGCCCTGGTCGAAATGGTACTGCTTTTGTAGGTTGTCAGATTTCCATCTCGCCCCTCTATTAAAAGCCCTGTGATAAGGCTCCACAAGCATCACGGGTACCTATCCCGTAGCTGAGATATTCTTTATCCGTCCGTCTTCGGGATGATATTCATGTGGACCCGTTGTTTTCAAAGGAATCCTAAAGAAGTCATGTCTACAACTACAAGACGCAAAAATACGCTATTTGCCTTTTTTCTTGTTGTTTTGTTACCCTTGGCAGCAACCCCAACATTGGGGCAATCTGCTTTTAACGCAGGTAACAATTCGAACCTCTCCGTGCAGCGGAGTTGTGATATTTACGAAGCTTCCGGCGGCATGGTTGTCATTGAAACCGAGTCTGATGATCCGGCTGACAGCTGGACTCTCCAAAATGGGCTTTCAGGAGCTACCGGGTCCGGGTACTATGAGTGGAAACACGGAAACAACTCCATGGGCATCGATGGCGCCGGGCAGGGCGTACTGAGCTATCCCATTGAATTTCCTGAGGCCGGCACCTACCGCTTTCTCTTCCGTACCGCAGCACCCGATAAAACCGAGCACAACGACGCATGGATTCGTTTTCCTGATAACAATGCTGAAGGCCGTAAATCCAATGGCGGGAGCGTGACCAATCTCGGGCAGAATACCTGGTTCAAAGTTTACCAGAATAAAGGTAGCGACATCTGGAATTTTGTTGCCCATACGGTAGACAACAATGCACACCAGGTTTTTGCTTTGATCGACACACCTGGTGTATACCGGCTCGAAATGTCTGGTCGCTCTACGCTGTTCAAAGTTGACCGGTTTGTACTTTTTAATGATACCGTGAGCGAAAGTACAGCTACCGATCTTGCTAACGCAGAGTCTGGCTGTTCATCGCTGCCTGTAGAACTGACTTCGTTCAGTGGCCTCGCTGATGGTACCTCTGTATCGCTTGGCTGGGAAACGGCAAGTGAATTGAACAATGCCGGTTTCGACGTAGAATTTGGGTTGGCTGCTGATGGAGCATTTAGCAAAGTTGGTTTTGTAGCCGGCGCCGGTACTGCTGACGAAGCCCAGCGCTACAGCTACAGCCACAATCCGGAGGCATTTGCAGGCCAGACGGTCTATTACCGCCTCAAGCAACTCGATTTTGACGGTGCGTTTGAATACTCTGATGTTATAGCGGTGGCTTTGCCTGCAACGGCTGGCATTATGCTGCATCCCGCCTATCCGAATCCGTTTAATCCTGAGGCAACAATTTCATTTACGCTGGCAACAGAAAAGGAAGTGGCCCTTTCAGTTTACGATACCTCGGGCCGGCTTGTTGAAGAGCTGATCAATGGCGTGCGCGAAGCCGGATTCCACAGCGAGAAATTCCAGCCTGCCAGTGATATGGCAAGCGGCATGTATCTGTACCGGCTTGTTACGCCTTCACAGACGCTTAGTGGAACGGTGATGCTGCTCAAGTAGCAGCACGGGCATAAATAGTAAAACGCCTGCACAGCAATCCTGTGTAGGCGTTTTTGCTTTTATAAAAGCTGTGACCTTTAGAGGGGAATGGAGCCGGCATAGGGAATACCGGTCAGGTAGGCAATGTCCCTGTTCCATGTGGAGAGGTCATCTTTGTTGAATTTGCCAAGGTGGTCGTGCCCACAAGCCCGCGCGAGCACCTGCATCAATTCGACCGTTGCTTCAAAGTAGTTCTGCAATTGCCTGGCTGATTTTTCGACCATGAGCCGTGCGCGCAGGTTTTTCTTCTGGGTAGCAATCCCAACCGGGCAGTTATTGGTATGGCAAGCGCGCATGCCGAGGCAACCGATGGCCTGCATGGCTGCATTTGAAACAGCAATGCCATCTGCGCCGAGGGCAAGTGCTTTTACAAAATCAGATTCAGTGCGAAGTCCGCCTGTGATGATCAGGGTGACGTCTTTGCGTTCGCGGGCATCGAGGTGCCGGCGCGCGCGCGCAAGGGCCGCCATGGTAGGGACTGAAATATTGTTTTTGAAGATGTCTGGCGCTGCGCCTGTACCGCCACCGCGGCCATCCAGGATTATGTAATCTGCAGAAGCTTCGAGCGCAAAATCGATGTCGTCTTCTATATGCTGTGCTGACAGTTTGAAGCCAATCGGGATTCCACCGGATACTTCGCGTACTTCGTCTGCTACTTTTTTGAAGTCACCGGTTGTCACAAGATCCTGAAAGCGCGAGGGACTAATCGCAGAGGTACCCGGCGTGAGTTCGCGCACTTCCGCAATTTTGCCTACAA from Bacteroidota bacterium includes:
- a CDS encoding endo-1,4-beta-xylanase codes for the protein MLRSSFVGCFAFILLACSCQIVRAQDAYHTALLDELQNAYGISGGTWVFSDTEAATLNSVYDSGNVIRQDITVEGQPFTRAMQLTTPARGNNPWDYFIAFPTTAALSEGDRALMVVWVRGLDAERGSGLVNANFERNSAPWTSSLFQGLIPSAEWQQWIIPFEASITHGVNQAQAIFHLGIMSQMVEFGGLAVINYGKKYTLDELPSTQQALDYTGRDLGASWRAAAAARIDAHRKRDLVVKVVDNRGNIVEGATVAVDMQQHHFGFGTAVAVWMMLQQDADGNMYRSKLENLNGNGQRYSTSVLENGLKWGFWENPGWPGNQVQTVGVIEELKGLGMTVRGHNLVWPSWEFLPDAVAQVQSDPAALRQLIQSRIADVAGHPGIKGELVDWDVLNEPAHLTDLADAFAGDGGFVTGEEVYVEWFKQAAEVDPAANLFINDYGLLTNSGFDLSLQERYLDIINFIEANGARIDGIGLQGHFSLPLTPPEVVYEVLDQYAATGKALSITEYDLQGVPEDLAAEYMRDLLTIAFSHPAMQSFLMWGFWDGAHWKDDAPLFRQDWSLKPSGQAFFDLVFDAWWTKASQVSDAEGVAGIRAFHGQHNVMVEFEGTVVNSTVTLEPGEGPLEVTIALPRQVSIGEFPAGEETFQLLPHYPEPASGRATLQYRLPVASDVRMEIYDVMGRRTDIVVNTTQPAGVHKMVVPTHTLANGVYLYRLKAGDWEGRRSLIVNN
- a CDS encoding T9SS type A sorting domain-containing protein translates to MSTTTRRKNTLFAFFLVVLLPLAATPTLGQSAFNAGNNSNLSVQRSCDIYEASGGMVVIETESDDPADSWTLQNGLSGATGSGYYEWKHGNNSMGIDGAGQGVLSYPIEFPEAGTYRFLFRTAAPDKTEHNDAWIRFPDNNAEGRKSNGGSVTNLGQNTWFKVYQNKGSDIWNFVAHTVDNNAHQVFALIDTPGVYRLEMSGRSTLFKVDRFVLFNDTVSESTATDLANAESGCSSLPVELTSFSGLADGTSVSLGWETASELNNAGFDVEFGLAADGAFSKVGFVAGAGTADEAQRYSYSHNPEAFAGQTVYYRLKQLDFDGAFEYSDVIAVALPATAGIMLHPAYPNPFNPEATISFTLATEKEVALSVYDTSGRLVEELINGVREAGFHSEKFQPASDMASGMYLYRLVTPSQTLSGTVMLLK